The nucleotide sequence ACCCGTGGGCCACCACGGGGGCGCCGCCCACCCCGACAAGGGCACCGAGGGCGCCACGCACGGCGTCGTCGTCGAGCAGGGCGCCGTCGAGCCACAGGGGCCGGGCAGCAGCGGGCGCGTCCCCGGAGCCCTCGTCCCCGGAGCCCACGTCCCCGGAGCCCACGTCCCCGGAGCCCTCGTCCCCGGGCGCGCTGTCCAGGGCCATGCCCACGAGGGGGGAACGGCCGGCCTGCCCCGACCACACCGGGGCCAGGGCCACGGGACGGCGCGCCCCGGCCAACGCCGAGAGGGCCGCCACCGCCGCCGGCACGTCCGGCAGCACCTCGGCCACCACCGAGGTCAGGTCGACGCCCGGCGGGGCGGGCACGCCGGGGGCCCGGGGCAACGCCTCATCGCCGTCGCCGCCCATCAGGGGGGCGAGGCGCTGCCACAGCGACTTCAGCTCGAGGTCGCCGAACACCCGCTTGACCTCGTCGGCGTCCCACCGCCCCAGGGCGAAGTCGTCGATCCCCACGTCGAGCGGCACGTCCCGGACGAGCGGGATCACCTGGGCGTTGCGCCGCACCTGCTCCTCGTGCTCGGCGAGGTTCTGGCGCAGCTTGGGCGTCTGCTCGGCCAGATGGGCGTAGATGCCGTCGAGGTCGCCGTACGCCGTGACGAGCTTGGCCGCCGTCTTCTCACCCACGCCGGGCACCCCGGGGAGGTTGTCGGACGGGTCGCCGCGCAGCGACGCCAGCGTGGGGTACGAGCGCGGCGGCACGCCGGTGCGCTCGACGATGCCCGCCTCGTCGTAGACGACGGTGTCGGAGATCCCCCGGCGGGTGTACATCACCGTGACGTGCGGGTCCTCCACCAGCTGGAAGGTGTCGCGGTCGCCGCTCACCACGACGACGGCGCGCCCGGCGTCGCGCGCCTGGGTGGCCAGCGTCGCCAGGACGTCGTCGGCCTCGAAGCCGGCCTTCTCCACCATGACGATGCCCATGGCCCCCAGGACCTGGCGCACGAGGCCGAACTGCGGGACGAGGAGGTCGGGGGTCTCGGGCCGGTTGCCCTTGTACTCGTCCACGATCTCGTCGCGGAAGGTGGCCTCGGGGCGGTCGAAGGCCACCGCGATCCCGCCGGGCTGGTTGTCGCGCAACAGCATGACCAGCATCGACGTGAAGCCGTGCACGGCGTTGGTCACCTGGCCCGCCTTGGTGGCGAGGTCGATGGGCAGGGCGAAGAACGCCCGGAAGACCAGGGAATTGCCGTCGAGCAGGTACAGCGCGCCCCGGTCACCCATGCCCGGCATCCTAGGTGTCGGCTGCTCGCCGTCACCCGCCCCCGGTCAGGGCGCGACAGGCCCGGGCCGGTGGTCCGGGGTCAGGGCGACAGGGCCCCGTCGATGACTTCCTGGGCCACCTGCTGCATCCGGACACGGCGGTCCATGGCGTTGCGCTGGATGAAGGAGAAGGCCTCGGCCTCGGCCAGCCCGTTGCGGTCCATGAGCACGCCCTTGGCCCGGTCCACCATCCGGCGGGTCTCGAGCTTCTCCTCCAGGGTGGCCACCTCCTGGGAGAGGCGGGCGTGCTCGTCCTCGATCGCCCGGTACTCCTCGAAGCGCGCCATGGCCACCTCGATGGCCGGCACGAGCTCGCCGCGCTGGAACGGCTTCACCAGATAGGCGGCCACGCCCGCGTCACGCGCCTCCTCGATGAGGTTGCGCTGGCTGAAGGCGGTGAGGATGAGCACGGCCACGCGATGGTTGGCCGAGATGCGCCGGGCCGCCTCGATGCCGTCGATGCCAGGCATCTTGATGTCGAGGATGGCGAGGTCGGGCTCGTGCTCGGCCACGAGGTCCACGGCCTCGTCGCCGCGACCGGACTCCCCCACGACCTCGTAGCCCTCGGCCTCGAGGATCTCCTTCAGGTCCAGACGGATGATGGCCTCGTCCTCGGCGATGACGACGCGCTTGCCCATGCGGCGGTTTCTCTCCTTGCCCGGGGGTCCGGCTATCGGGGCTCGACGGCCAGCTGGCCGAGGAGCTCGTCCTGGCGACGTTCCAGCTCGCCGATGGTGGTCGCCAGCGCGGCGCGCGCCCGTTGGGCCGCGTCGGCGGTGCGCTGGGCGTCCGTGTAGTCGTGCCCCGCCAGGGGCGTCTCGGACACGAGCGAGCGGATCCTGGCGTCGTCGGCCGCGTCGTTCAGCACCATCAGCTGCTCGTCGAGCACGGCCAGCTCCTCGCGCACCCGCACCAGCCGACCGTGGACGTCACGCAACGATCGTTCGACGAGGGACCTGCGCATGCGGGCGAATTCTACGCACATCCCACCCGGGGCCCTCGGCGCGCCGTGCCGAACACCCGTTCGGGGGCGGCGGCCGCCGGTGCCCGAGGCGGGATTCGAACCCGCACGTCCTTGCGGACAATGGCTTTTGAGGCCATCAGGTCTGCCTATTCCCTCACTCGGGCGCGTGCCGAATGGTAGTGGGAGGGGCGCACCCGGACGTGGCGCTGATGACCTGCCGGTAACGTGACCGGCGCCTCCCGGACGTGTCACCCTGGGGCACGCCCCCGATCGAGACGTGTCACCCTGGGGCACGCCCCCGATCGATCGGTACGGGAGAAGAGGAGTCCGAGTGCTGGCGTTCACCTTCCCGGGTCAGGGCTCGCAGCGACCCGGCATGGGTCGCGCCTGGCTCGAGCACCCGTCGTGGGAGGTCGTCGACGAGGCGTCGGCGGTCGCCGGCAAGGACGTCGCCCGCCTCCTCCTCGAGGCCGACCAGGAGGAGCTCACGCTCACGGCGAACGCCCAGCTCGCCACGTTCGTGCTGAGCCTGGTGGTCCTCGACGCCATCGAGCGCGTCGGCATCGAGCCCACCCTGTGCGCCGGGCACAGCCTCGGCGAGTACACCGCCCTCGCCGCCAGCGGTGCGCTCGGCTTCGACGAGGGCGTGCGTCTGGTCGTCGAGCGCGGCGCGGCCATGCACCACGCCGCCCAGGAGCGGCCGGGGACCATGGCGGCCGTGATGGGCGCCGACGACGATGCCGCCGAGGCCGCCTGCCAGCGCGCCGAGGGCGAGGTGTGGGTGGCCAACTACAACGCGCCGGGCCAGGTCGTCATCGCCGGCACGGCCGAGGCGGTGACGGTCGCCGGGTCCATCGCCAAGGAGCTCGGCGCCCGCAAGGTCATCCCCTTCCCGGTGGCGGGCGCCTTCCACACCACGCTCATGAGCCCGGCCCGCGCGTGGCTGCGCAAGGCGCTGTCGGGCACGCCGTTCTCCGACCCCGAGATCCCGGTGGTGGCCAACGTCGACGCCCGCGCGCACAGCGCCGCCGACGAGTGGCCGGGGCTTCTCTCCGCCCAGTTGTGCAGCCCGGTGCGGTGGCGCCAGAGCCTGGAGACCCTCGCCGGCCTGGGCGCCACCCGCTTCGTCGAGGTGGGTCCCGGCGGCGTGCTCACCGGCCTGGCCCGGCGCACCCTCCCCGGTGCCGCCGCCAGCGCGGTGGCCACCCCCGACGACCTCGACACCCTGGTGAACGCCATCGCCGGCAGTGAGACGTGGCAGGCCTACGCCGCCGCCCACCAGGGCGAGCACCTCTACACCTCCGAACGCGTCGTCATCTCCCCGGCCGCCGGGATCTTCGAGCCCGTGGCGGGGCTGGGCGCACCGGGCCCCGCCGGCCTCGGTGCGGCGGGCACCGCCCAGCCCGGCCACGAGGGAGTCCCGGTCGCCGTCGGGGACCTGCTCGGCACGGTGGGCGCCGCCGAGGTCCGCACGCCGTTCGCCGGCATCGTCGTCGGCTTCCTGGCCCACCCGGGCGAGCGCGTCTCGGGAGGCGAGCCCATCGCGTGGCTGCGCGTCCCGACGGAGGGCGCGTGACGACCGCTGGGGGCGCCGTCATCACCGGATGGGGCACCGCGCTGCCCGACACCGTGGTGACCAACGCAGAGCTCGAATCCCGCCTCGACACCTCCGCCGAGTGGATCGTCGAGCGCTCGGGGATCTGCGAGCGGCGCGTGGGCGGGACGGTGTCGTCGCTCGCCGCCGACGCCGGGCGGCGGGCCCTGGCGCGCGCCGAGGTGTCGCCGGCCGACGTCGGCCTGCTGGTGCTGGCCACCTCCACCCCCGACATGGCGGTGCCGGCCACCTCCGCCACGGTGCACCACGCCCTCGGCCTGTCGGGCGGGGCCTTCGACGTCAACGCGGCGTGCGCTGGATTCGTCTACGCGCTGGTCGCCGCCCACGGCGCCCTGCGGGCCACCGGCGCCGCCCACGCGCTCGTCATCGGCGCCGACTGCCTGTCGCGGATCACCGATCCCACCGACCGTGCCACCGCCGTCCTCTTCGCCGACGGCGCCGGTGCCGTGGTGCTCGAAGCCCGCGACGACGACGGCCTGCTGTCGGTGGACCTCGGCATCGACGGCAGCGGGTACGACCTGCTGACGTGCCCGCACGGCGGCACCATCGCCATGGAGGGCAAAGAGGTGTTCCGGCGGGCCGTGCGCGTGACGGTCGACTCGGCATCGGCGGCACTGGCGGGCGCCGGGATCGCCGCCGACGAGGTGGCGTTGTTCGTCCCCCACCAGGCCAACCTGCGCATCATCGAGGCGACCGTGGCGCGCCTGGGCATCCCCATGGACCGCGTGGCCGTGGTCCTCGACCGCACGGGGAACACGTCGAGCGCCTCGGTGCCCCTGGCCCTCGCCGACGCCGCCGACGCCGGCCGGCTCCGGCCCGGCGACAACGTCCTGCTGTCGGGGTTCGGCGCCGGCATGGCCTGGGCCAGCATGGTGCTGCGGTGGGTCGTCGACACCGGTACCGGCTCCACGGGGCCGACCGGAGGTGGCCGGTGAGCGGCGGCGCCGGGGGGACCGGCGCGGGGCGGGTGGTGCTCGTGACCGGCGGGTCGCGCGGCATCGGCCTCGCCTGCGCCCGGCGCTTCCAGTCCCTCGGGGACCGGGTCGCCGTCACCTACCGCACGGCGCCGCCCGCCGGGCTCGCCGGGACCGGGCCCGACGACGTCGACCTGCTGCCCGTCGAATGCGACGTGCGCGCCCCCGAGCAGGTGGACGCGGCGTTCACCGCCGTGGAGAAGGCCTTCGGCCCCGTCGAGGTCCTCGTGGCCAACGCCGGGGTGACCAAGGACACCCTCCTGCTGCGCATGGGCGAGGAGGCGTGGCACGAGGTGCTCGACACCAACCTGTCGGGCGTCTACCGCGTGGTGCGCCGGGGCCTCGGGCCCATGGTGCGGGCCCACCGGGGGCGCATCGTCCTGGTGTCGTCGGTGGTGGCCTTCCTCGGCTCACCCGGCCAGGTGAACTACGGGGCCGCCAAGGCCGGCCTGGTCGGCCTGGCCCGCTCGCTGGCGCGCGAGGTCGGCAGCCGGGGGATCACCGTGAACGTTGTCGCGCCCGGCGTGGTCGACACGGATATGATCGCCGGCCTGGGAGAACAGCGCGTGGATCAGCTCCAGGCGATGGTGCCGTTGGGCCGCAGGGCGGAGCCCGCGGAGGTGGCGGGGGCGGTGGCGTTCCTCGCCTCGGCCGACGCCGCCTACATCACCGGTGCCGTGCTCCCGGTCGACGGTGGCCTCGGCATGGGGATGTGAGGTGCGAGCAGGCACCGGAGCAGGCCCACCCCCGGTGAACGAGGGCCGGCGGTGACACGACCGCCGGCCACACGGGCGGCGGTGAAACCGGTGGAACAAGCCGGTGGAACAAGCCGGTGGAACAAGCCGGTGGAACAAGCCGGTGGAACAAGCCGGTGGAACAAGCCGGTGGAACAAGCCGGTGGAACAAGCCGGTGGAACAAGCCGGTGGAACAAGCCGGTGCGCCGGGCGACCGGAGCGCACCACGACCAAGGAGGATGCGGTGAGCGACGAGGCCACCTTCGACAAATTCAAGGCGTGCGCGATCGACGTCCTGCAGGTGCCCGCGGACAAGGTGGTCCCCGAGGCGCGCTTCGGTGACGACCTCGACGCCGACAGCCTCGACCTGGTCGAGCTCGTCATGGCCCTCGAGGAGGCCTTCAACGTGACCGTCGACGAGTCCGAGCTCGAAGGCATCGAGACCGTCGGCCAGGCCTACGACCTGATCTCGGCCAAGCTCTGATGCTCCTCGGGGTGGGGCCCGGCGGTCCCCTGCAGGGACGGCGTGTCGCCATCACCGGCATGGGCGTCCTGGCCTGCTGCGGCATCGGCCTCGACGCGTTCTGGCAGGGCCTGCAGCGTCCCGCGCCCGAGGGCGAGCGGCGCGTGCCCGACTTCGACCCCACGGCCTGGTTCGGCCCCAAGGAGGTCCGGCGCGTCGACCGCTTCGCCCAGTTCTCGGTGGCCGTGGCCGACATGGCGATCGCCGACGCCGGGGAGATCGACGCCGACCCCGACCGCTCGGGTGTGATCTTCGGCACCGGGGTGGGCGGCCTGGAGACCCTCCAGGAGCAGATCGGGGTGTTCCTCGACAAGGGCGCCCGCCGGGTGTCCCCGTTCCTGATCCCCATGATGATGGCCAACGCCGGCGCCGCCAACATCTCCATGCGAGTGGGGTGGCACGGCCCGTGCGAGACCATCACCACGGCGTGCGCGGCCGGCACCCACGCCGTGGCCGCCGCCGCCCGCCTGGTGGCGAGCGGCCGGTGCGACGTCGTCGTCGGCGGCGGGGCCGAGGCCGCCATGGTCGGCGTCGGGCTGGCCGCCTTCGCCAACATGACCGCGCTGTCGAGCGAGGGGAAGTCCCGGCCCTTCGACGTGCGCCGCGACGGCTTCATCTGCGCGGAGGGCGGCGGCGCGCTCGTGCTCGAGGACCTGGAGCACGCCCGCCGGCGCGGGGCGCGCATCTACGGCGAGCTCCTCGGCGCGGGGTCGACCGCCGACGCCCACCACATCACCGCGCCGGCCCCCGGGGGCAACGGCGCGGCGGCCTGCATGGAGCTGGCCCTGGCCGACGCCCAGCTCGCTCCGGCGGCGATCGGCCACATCAATGCCCACGGCACCTCGACGCCGCTCAACGACCTGGCCGAGGCCCAGGCCATCGAGAAGGTGTTCGGGGCCCCCGCACCTCCGGTCACGTCGGTGAAGGGCGTCACCGGGCACGCCCTCGGGGGTGCGGGCGCCATCGAGGCGGTGGCCACGACCCTGTCCATCCACCACCGCCTGATCCCGCCCACCGCCGGGCACGAGCAGACCGACCCGGAGATCCACCTCGACGTGGTGCACGGCTCGGCCCGCCCGTGGGAGCCCGCCCCCTCGCTGTCGAACTCGTTCGGGTTCGGCGGCCACAACGGCTGCCTCGTCATCGGGCCTCCCCCCGCCTGAGCGCCCGCCGGCGGGGCCCGGAACGGGGGCCCCGCCGGGCACGGTACGGTCGGCACGATGACACCCACCGCCGGCGGGCCGCCCCCGGGCCCCGCGCCGGCCGACCTCGCCGTCGGGGCGTTCTCCGCGCACCCACCGTGGCTCGTCGACCCGGACCACCTGGTGTGGCGCACCGGCATCGCGGCGCTGCGCGCCCGCACCCGGGCGGAGGCGCCGCGCCTCACGCGCCGGCGCCGGCTCCCCCCCGGTGTGCGCGTCGTGCGGGTGGGGGCGTTGCTCGGGACGGCGGTGGCGGGCTGGTACCTGCGCGACCGACGCCAGGGTCGGCATGCCTCGCGTGCCGGGCTGTCGCGGCGGCTGCGGCGCGCCTTCGAGCGGCTGGGCCCGACCTACATCAAGCTCGGGCAGATCCTGTCGTCGGGCGAGGGACTGTTCCCCGAGGAGCTCGTGGCGGAGTTCCGCCTGTGCCGCGACCAGGTCCCGGCGGAGTCCTTCGCCGACGTGCGCCGCATCGTCGAGGCGGAACTGGGCATGCCCCTCGAACAGCGCTTCAGCAGCTTCGAGCGCCGGCCCATCGCGGCGGCGTCGGTGGCGCAGGTCCACGCCGCGACCCTCGACACCGGCGAGGCGGTGGTGGTCAAGGTGCAGCGGCCCGACGTGGCCCGCCTGGTGCGCCACGACCTGGCCGCCATGAGCTGGATCGCCCCGCTGTTGGTGGGGCGGATCCCCGTCGCCGCCCTCGCCAACCCTCCGGCGCTCGTCGAGCTCTTCGCCGAGACGATCGTGGAGGAGCTCGACTTCCGCCTCGAGGCCGAGAACATGCTCGACGTCGCCCGCGTGCTCGCCGACACCGGCCAGCAGGCCATCGTGGTGCCGCGCCCGCACCCGTCGCTCGTCACCCGGCGCGTCCTCGTGATGGAGCGCCTGGAGGGCTTCGCCTGGGGGGACGCCGAGGCCATGCGCGCCGCCGGCATCGACACCGAGGCCGTCCTGCACGCTGCGCTCATCGCCTTCCTCGAGGGTGCGGTGCTCTACGGCGTGTTCCACGGCGACCTGCACGGGGGAAACCTCCTCGTGCAGCCCGACGGGCGCGTGGCGCTGCTCGACTTCGGGATCACCGGGCGGTTCGACGAGGCCAGGCGCCTGGCGTTCCTCCGCCTCGTGGTGGCGGCGTCCGCCAACGACGTCCCCGGCCAGATCGCGGCGATGCGCGACCTCGGCGCGCTCCCCGTCGACGTCGACATCGACGCCGTGATCCGCGACCTCGGGCTCGACCGTCCGCCGATCGACCCCACCACGCTCACCGCCGAGGAGCTCACCGCCGAGATCCGCGACATCACCAAGGGCCTGCTCGGCTACGGGGCGCGCATGCCCAAGGAGCTCATGCTCTACGTGAAGGACATGCTCTTCCTCGACGGCGCCCTGGCGGTGATGGCCCCCAACGTGGACGTCATCGGGGAGATCGTCAAGGTCGTGCTGTACTTCCACGAGCGCCACGGGGAGCGCATCGCCCTCGAGATGGGCGTCGAGCCGGGCACCATTCCGGGCGTCGACGTCGCCGGCATCCGCGCCTCGCTGGGCGTGTCGGAGGAAGTCGACACGCTCACGTACCGCGAGCTGCAGGAGCGCCGCGAGCTCATCCGCCGTCGCCTCGAGCAGCACCAGCGCGGCGGGCGCCGCCGCCGGCGCCGCCGTTCCCCGGGCACGTCGGGCGCAAGCCCCTCACCGACGGGCCCCGCACCGGCGGGGCCCGCGAGGAGACCGGGCGAGGAGACCGACGAGGCCTAGACGGGCGGGGCCTGGGCCGACGTCGAGGACGACGGACCGCCCGCCGCGCCCCGCGGCCCCATCGGCCGCCAGGTGCCGGCGTTGGCCTGCAGGGTCGTCTCGTCGACGACCTGCTTGGCGGTCGAGGTGCTGCCCGACACGATCGCCTCCACCCGCACGGTGTCGCCCTGCTTGACGCTGCCGATGCCCATCTCGCCACCGTTGACACTGGTGCCGGCGTCGACGGTGAAGGTGCCCGAGGTGCCGTCCGCGCTCT is from Acidimicrobiales bacterium and encodes:
- a CDS encoding response regulator, producing MGKRVVIAEDEAIIRLDLKEILEAEGYEVVGESGRGDEAVDLVAEHEPDLAILDIKMPGIDGIEAARRISANHRVAVLILTAFSQRNLIEEARDAGVAAYLVKPFQRGELVPAIEVAMARFEEYRAIEDEHARLSQEVATLEEKLETRRMVDRAKGVLMDRNGLAEAEAFSFIQRNAMDRRVRMQQVAQEVIDGALSP
- the fabD gene encoding ACP S-malonyltransferase: MLAFTFPGQGSQRPGMGRAWLEHPSWEVVDEASAVAGKDVARLLLEADQEELTLTANAQLATFVLSLVVLDAIERVGIEPTLCAGHSLGEYTALAASGALGFDEGVRLVVERGAAMHHAAQERPGTMAAVMGADDDAAEAACQRAEGEVWVANYNAPGQVVIAGTAEAVTVAGSIAKELGARKVIPFPVAGAFHTTLMSPARAWLRKALSGTPFSDPEIPVVANVDARAHSAADEWPGLLSAQLCSPVRWRQSLETLAGLGATRFVEVGPGGVLTGLARRTLPGAAASAVATPDDLDTLVNAIAGSETWQAYAAAHQGEHLYTSERVVISPAAGIFEPVAGLGAPGPAGLGAAGTAQPGHEGVPVAVGDLLGTVGAAEVRTPFAGIVVGFLAHPGERVSGGEPIAWLRVPTEGA
- a CDS encoding beta-ketoacyl-ACP synthase III codes for the protein MTTAGGAVITGWGTALPDTVVTNAELESRLDTSAEWIVERSGICERRVGGTVSSLAADAGRRALARAEVSPADVGLLVLATSTPDMAVPATSATVHHALGLSGGAFDVNAACAGFVYALVAAHGALRATGAAHALVIGADCLSRITDPTDRATAVLFADGAGAVVLEARDDDGLLSVDLGIDGSGYDLLTCPHGGTIAMEGKEVFRRAVRVTVDSASAALAGAGIAADEVALFVPHQANLRIIEATVARLGIPMDRVAVVLDRTGNTSSASVPLALADAADAGRLRPGDNVLLSGFGAGMAWASMVLRWVVDTGTGSTGPTGGGR
- the fabG gene encoding 3-oxoacyl-ACP reductase FabG yields the protein MSGGAGGTGAGRVVLVTGGSRGIGLACARRFQSLGDRVAVTYRTAPPAGLAGTGPDDVDLLPVECDVRAPEQVDAAFTAVEKAFGPVEVLVANAGVTKDTLLLRMGEEAWHEVLDTNLSGVYRVVRRGLGPMVRAHRGRIVLVSSVVAFLGSPGQVNYGAAKAGLVGLARSLAREVGSRGITVNVVAPGVVDTDMIAGLGEQRVDQLQAMVPLGRRAEPAEVAGAVAFLASADAAYITGAVLPVDGGLGMGM
- the acpP gene encoding acyl carrier protein, with product MSDEATFDKFKACAIDVLQVPADKVVPEARFGDDLDADSLDLVELVMALEEAFNVTVDESELEGIETVGQAYDLISAKL
- a CDS encoding beta-ketoacyl-ACP synthase II, with translation MLLGVGPGGPLQGRRVAITGMGVLACCGIGLDAFWQGLQRPAPEGERRVPDFDPTAWFGPKEVRRVDRFAQFSVAVADMAIADAGEIDADPDRSGVIFGTGVGGLETLQEQIGVFLDKGARRVSPFLIPMMMANAGAANISMRVGWHGPCETITTACAAGTHAVAAAARLVASGRCDVVVGGGAEAAMVGVGLAAFANMTALSSEGKSRPFDVRRDGFICAEGGGALVLEDLEHARRRGARIYGELLGAGSTADAHHITAPAPGGNGAAACMELALADAQLAPAAIGHINAHGTSTPLNDLAEAQAIEKVFGAPAPPVTSVKGVTGHALGGAGAIEAVATTLSIHHRLIPPTAGHEQTDPEIHLDVVHGSARPWEPAPSLSNSFGFGGHNGCLVIGPPPA
- a CDS encoding AarF/UbiB family protein; amino-acid sequence: MTPTAGGPPPGPAPADLAVGAFSAHPPWLVDPDHLVWRTGIAALRARTRAEAPRLTRRRRLPPGVRVVRVGALLGTAVAGWYLRDRRQGRHASRAGLSRRLRRAFERLGPTYIKLGQILSSGEGLFPEELVAEFRLCRDQVPAESFADVRRIVEAELGMPLEQRFSSFERRPIAAASVAQVHAATLDTGEAVVVKVQRPDVARLVRHDLAAMSWIAPLLVGRIPVAALANPPALVELFAETIVEELDFRLEAENMLDVARVLADTGQQAIVVPRPHPSLVTRRVLVMERLEGFAWGDAEAMRAAGIDTEAVLHAALIAFLEGAVLYGVFHGDLHGGNLLVQPDGRVALLDFGITGRFDEARRLAFLRLVVAASANDVPGQIAAMRDLGALPVDVDIDAVIRDLGLDRPPIDPTTLTAEELTAEIRDITKGLLGYGARMPKELMLYVKDMLFLDGALAVMAPNVDVIGEIVKVVLYFHERHGERIALEMGVEPGTIPGVDVAGIRASLGVSEEVDTLTYRELQERRELIRRRLEQHQRGGRRRRRRRSPGTSGASPSPTGPAPAGPARRPGEETDEA